A stretch of the Archangium violaceum genome encodes the following:
- a CDS encoding tripartite tricarboxylate transporter permease, giving the protein MVQADLLNQILVAAGMGLLGAVVFTAIGLISGTDETTTLAPPTLLVALLGVPPAGVFTFFLAGAVAKHMTHAVPTALLGIPGDTTAIPLLQDANILRNLGVPHIALRKMVSGGLIAAFLAVPLAVSFAVLLAPFGDIISKSAPWIFMTAAVLIAYLSGGRWASVVTLVPFVLVIVALQAFTASRGVKLSVSYFLGIAIGPLVADLFSVLSPIEGPRMRRDRVRTFSLAPDVKSWSGYFPNPFKVLDATQTRWTLAAAAVSSATFVFSPVAMTVVMGEAVGSRIKHAYHRLTTVLAARNGVTEATYIAEVLIPLIAFGLPLSPVAAGPAAPLFNAPPRFTVDTATGQTHNLHDLLGHWEFLGYGMLAVVLAALVSYPFAMNHARRAALFVSRKVSHEAIIATFVGLIIVISVWEGQVLGLLVILTMGLLGGLLSRTLGFNTGVQFMGYYTAVLTVPALLKLFT; this is encoded by the coding sequence ATGGTGCAAGCGGACCTCCTGAACCAGATCCTGGTCGCCGCGGGCATGGGGCTGCTCGGTGCGGTGGTGTTCACCGCCATTGGATTGATCTCCGGGACCGACGAGACGACGACGCTTGCTCCGCCGACCCTGCTGGTCGCTCTGCTGGGCGTGCCGCCCGCGGGCGTCTTCACCTTCTTCCTGGCCGGAGCGGTCGCCAAACACATGACGCATGCGGTCCCCACCGCTCTGCTCGGCATTCCCGGCGACACCACCGCCATTCCACTGCTGCAGGACGCCAACATCCTGCGCAATCTCGGCGTGCCGCACATCGCGCTGCGCAAGATGGTGTCCGGAGGGCTCATCGCCGCCTTCCTGGCGGTGCCGCTGGCGGTGTCGTTCGCCGTCCTGCTCGCGCCCTTCGGGGACATCATCTCGAAGTCGGCGCCGTGGATCTTCATGACGGCCGCGGTGCTGATCGCCTACCTGTCTGGCGGCCGTTGGGCGTCCGTGGTCACGCTGGTGCCCTTCGTCCTCGTCATCGTGGCGCTGCAGGCGTTCACGGCCAGCCGTGGCGTCAAGCTCAGCGTGAGCTACTTCCTCGGAATCGCCATCGGCCCGCTGGTGGCCGACCTGTTCTCGGTGCTCTCCCCGATCGAGGGTCCGCGCATGCGACGCGACCGCGTCCGGACGTTCTCGCTGGCTCCGGATGTCAAGAGTTGGTCGGGTTATTTCCCCAACCCGTTCAAGGTGCTCGATGCCACCCAGACCCGCTGGACGCTCGCCGCCGCGGCGGTGTCGAGCGCCACGTTCGTGTTCAGCCCGGTGGCGATGACGGTGGTGATGGGCGAGGCCGTGGGCTCGCGCATCAAGCATGCGTATCACCGTCTGACCACCGTGCTGGCCGCGCGCAACGGAGTGACCGAGGCCACCTACATCGCCGAAGTGCTGATTCCGCTGATCGCCTTCGGTCTGCCCTTGAGTCCGGTGGCGGCCGGCCCGGCGGCGCCGCTGTTCAACGCACCTCCCCGGTTCACGGTGGATACCGCCACCGGGCAGACGCACAACCTGCACGACCTGCTCGGTCACTGGGAGTTTCTGGGTTACGGCATGCTGGCCGTGGTGCTGGCGGCACTGGTGTCCTACCCGTTCGCCATGAACCATGCGCGGCGGGCGGCGCTGTTCGTCTCGCGCAAGGTGAGCCACGAGGCCATCATCGCCACCTTCGTCGGTCTGATCATCGTCATCAGCGTCTGGGAAGGCCAGGTCCTGGGGCTGCTGGTGATCCTGACGATGGGACTGCTCGGCGGGCTGTTGTCGCGCACCCTCGGATTCAACACGGGCGTGCAGTTCATGGGCTACTACACCGCGGTGCTCACCGTGCCCGCGTTGCTCAAGCTGTTCACGTGA
- a CDS encoding DUF3050 domain-containing protein, which produces MNPDSLSTLLSATDGPRQALVRHPVYERLSDLNALRIFMGTHVFAVWDFMSLLKTLQRQLTCVEVPWAPPADIECARVINEIVLGEETDEVRPGVYQSHFDLYREAMREVGADDGAVLRFVEALRSGHPLERALEHAPVAARAFVSQTLASTRLRPHQVAAAFLLGRESLLPAVFERILTAVKPLGTGCSALRLYLERHIQLDGEEHGVRAEQLLCRLCGEDPERWREAREAALSALRARAELWDGVSWSPDATLARQVSELP; this is translated from the coding sequence ATGAACCCTGATTCTCTCTCCACGCTCCTGTCCGCCACGGACGGGCCGCGTCAGGCGCTGGTGCGTCATCCCGTGTACGAGCGGCTCTCGGACTTGAACGCCTTGCGCATCTTCATGGGCACCCACGTGTTCGCCGTGTGGGACTTCATGAGCCTGCTCAAGACGCTCCAGCGGCAGCTCACGTGTGTGGAGGTGCCCTGGGCGCCCCCGGCGGACATCGAGTGTGCCCGGGTGATCAACGAGATCGTCCTGGGAGAGGAGACGGACGAGGTGCGGCCCGGGGTGTACCAGAGCCACTTCGACCTGTACCGGGAGGCCATGCGCGAGGTGGGCGCGGATGATGGCGCGGTGCTGCGCTTCGTCGAGGCCCTGCGCTCCGGTCACCCGCTGGAGAGGGCGTTGGAGCACGCGCCCGTGGCGGCTCGGGCCTTCGTGAGCCAGACCCTGGCGTCGACCCGGCTGCGCCCCCATCAGGTGGCGGCGGCCTTCCTCCTCGGCCGCGAGTCCCTGCTCCCCGCCGTCTTCGAGCGCATCCTCACGGCCGTGAAACCGCTGGGCACCGGGTGCTCCGCGCTGCGGTTGTATCTGGAGCGACACATCCAACTCGACGGCGAGGAGCACGGCGTCCGGGCGGAGCAGCTCCTGTGCCGGCTGTGCGGAGAGGACCCGGAGCGGTGGCGGGAGGCACGGGAGGCGGCCCTGTCCGCCCTGCGCGCCCGGGCGGAGCTGTGGGATGGCGTGTCGTGGTCACCGGACGCCACGCTGGCTCGCCAGGTGTCCGAGCTTCCCTGA
- a CDS encoding TetR/AcrR family transcriptional regulator has translation MKTRGPRTGKASAAEPRERILQEATRLIAQRGFGAISVNDVAQAVGISKQALLYHYPSREALHAAVVDSLIEHSNRHLLLLLGAFTGKGEERLERAMAQIRQFFDTDPHAARVMLRELLDGDREQLARLRQGVEPWLRLMADTLRQGQQEGRIRLELDPEAAVAHVGTLLVSTFALLPLEGWAEVSGAEWRERRLGEVVRIIERYLFTHASPEPGGPGRSSSPRRQTK, from the coding sequence GTGAAGACTCGCGGGCCTCGCACGGGCAAGGCCTCCGCCGCGGAACCGCGCGAGCGCATCCTCCAGGAGGCCACCCGCCTCATCGCCCAACGCGGCTTCGGCGCCATCTCCGTCAACGACGTGGCCCAGGCCGTGGGCATCAGCAAGCAGGCCCTCCTCTACCACTACCCCTCGCGCGAGGCGCTCCACGCCGCCGTCGTCGACTCCCTCATCGAGCACTCCAACCGCCACCTGCTGCTGCTGCTCGGTGCCTTCACCGGCAAGGGCGAGGAGCGGCTGGAGCGGGCCATGGCGCAGATCCGCCAGTTCTTCGACACGGATCCCCACGCCGCCCGCGTCATGCTGCGCGAGCTGTTGGATGGGGACCGCGAGCAGCTCGCGCGCCTGCGCCAGGGGGTGGAGCCGTGGCTGCGCCTCATGGCGGACACGCTGCGCCAGGGCCAGCAGGAGGGACGCATCCGCCTGGAGTTGGATCCCGAGGCCGCGGTGGCTCACGTGGGCACGTTGCTGGTCTCCACCTTCGCCCTGTTGCCCCTGGAGGGTTGGGCCGAGGTGAGCGGCGCGGAGTGGCGCGAGCGCCGGCTGGGCGAGGTGGTGCGCATCATCGAGCGCTACCTCTTCACCCACGCCAGCCCCGAGCCGGGCGGCCCGGGCCGTTCCTCCTCCCCCCGGCGTCAGACGAAGTAG
- a CDS encoding DJ-1/PfpI family protein, whose product MKHLAVGWMLAVPLFLVVTPASAAAESQPRRAGYTRNVAIVLYEGVELLDFAGPGEVFAAAAHQSMQGDAHAFRVYTVAKSRAPLTSQGFVKVTPDFTPEDAPVPDVLVIPGGDTGVVLEDAAYSKWLAKTAAGAEVALTVCTGALVLGKAGMLDGLDVTTFNNAIDSLQRMAPKARVHRGRRFIDNGRIVTTAGVSAGIDGSLHVVARLLGLRVAEQTARYMEYRWTPEPHLVGGYTLLNPSLDDRGRAHQQAEILGAEKNWAAAAKAYRELAASNASDATAWYRLGQVLLASKDYDGAIEASLRAASAKSYQVNALYNAACGYSLKADAGRALEYLGKAIDAGLEGSWALSDPHLEHARKDPRFQKLAARLR is encoded by the coding sequence ATGAAGCACCTCGCGGTGGGCTGGATGCTCGCGGTGCCGCTGTTCCTCGTCGTCACGCCGGCCTCGGCCGCCGCGGAGTCACAGCCTCGTCGCGCGGGCTATACGCGCAACGTGGCCATCGTCCTCTATGAGGGAGTGGAGTTGCTCGACTTCGCCGGCCCCGGAGAGGTGTTCGCGGCGGCGGCCCACCAGTCCATGCAGGGCGACGCGCACGCCTTCCGCGTCTACACCGTCGCGAAGTCCAGGGCGCCGCTGACCAGTCAGGGCTTCGTCAAGGTGACGCCGGACTTCACGCCCGAGGACGCGCCCGTGCCGGATGTCCTCGTCATCCCCGGCGGCGACACCGGTGTGGTGCTGGAGGACGCGGCGTACTCGAAGTGGCTCGCGAAGACAGCGGCGGGCGCCGAGGTGGCCCTGACCGTCTGCACCGGGGCCCTGGTGCTGGGCAAGGCGGGGATGCTCGACGGGCTGGACGTGACGACGTTCAACAACGCCATCGACTCGCTCCAGCGGATGGCGCCGAAGGCGCGGGTCCACCGCGGGCGCCGCTTCATCGACAACGGGCGCATCGTCACCACCGCGGGCGTGTCCGCCGGCATCGACGGCTCGCTGCACGTCGTGGCGCGCCTGCTGGGCCTGCGCGTGGCCGAGCAGACGGCACGCTACATGGAGTACCGCTGGACGCCGGAGCCGCACCTCGTCGGCGGCTACACGCTGCTCAACCCGAGCCTCGATGACCGGGGCCGCGCCCACCAGCAGGCGGAGATTCTGGGGGCCGAGAAGAACTGGGCGGCGGCGGCGAAGGCCTACCGGGAGCTGGCGGCCTCCAATGCCTCGGACGCGACGGCCTGGTACCGGCTCGGGCAGGTGCTGCTGGCGTCGAAGGACTACGACGGGGCCATCGAGGCCTCGCTGCGTGCCGCCTCCGCGAAGTCGTACCAGGTGAACGCGCTCTACAACGCCGCCTGTGGCTACTCGCTCAAGGCGGACGCGGGCCGCGCGCTGGAGTACCTGGGGAAGGCCATCGACGCCGGGCTCGAGGGCTCGTGGGCGCTGAGCGATCCCCACCTGGAGCACGCGCGCAAGGACCCGCGCTTCCAGAAGCTGGCCGCTCGCCTGCGGTAG
- a CDS encoding NUDIX domain-containing protein, with translation MSIETISSREVYRNRWMTVREDTLRRQDGTSGIYGVVHKPDFALVIPYEDGAFHLVEQYRYPVKERSLEFPQGSWEERADAPPETLAAGELQEETGLVAGRMTYLGHLFNAPGYSTQGMHVFLAEELSSGPQRLSPEESDLVVTRVTVEEFEALVLAGRIKDASSVSAYGLLRMKKRLP, from the coding sequence ATGAGCATCGAGACGATCTCTTCGAGGGAAGTCTACCGGAACCGCTGGATGACCGTGCGCGAGGACACCCTCCGCAGGCAGGACGGCACGAGCGGCATCTACGGTGTCGTCCACAAGCCGGACTTCGCGCTCGTCATCCCCTACGAGGACGGCGCGTTCCATCTGGTGGAGCAGTACCGCTACCCCGTGAAGGAACGCTCCCTGGAGTTCCCCCAGGGCTCCTGGGAGGAGCGGGCGGACGCGCCGCCCGAGACTCTCGCCGCGGGCGAGCTCCAGGAAGAGACCGGGCTGGTGGCCGGGCGCATGACGTACCTCGGTCACCTCTTCAACGCGCCTGGATACTCGACGCAGGGCATGCACGTCTTCCTCGCGGAGGAGCTGTCCTCGGGCCCCCAGCGCCTGTCCCCCGAGGAGAGCGACCTGGTGGTCACCCGCGTCACGGTCGAGGAGTTCGAGGCGCTCGTCCTCGCGGGACGCATCAAGGATGCGTCCAGCGTCTCGGCCTACGGCCTGCTGCGCATGAAGAAGCGCCTGCCCTGA
- a CDS encoding 2OG-Fe(II) oxygenase, whose translation MVSGASTAAVRRSRAPGLPERVAALDWERIATDLDTHGHATVGGLLSPAECLGLAECYPSDALFRSRVVMARHGFGRGEYKYFAWPLPDVVSRLRTALYPPLVGIANRWNEAMGLDVRYPDAHAAFLERCHAAGQTRPTPLLLRYGEGDYNCLHQDLYGEHVFPLQAAFLLSVPEEDFTGGEFVLTEQRPRMQSRAEVVPLRQGDGVIFPVHHRPVKGTRGYYRVNMRHGVSRLRSGQRHTVGIIFHDAR comes from the coding sequence ATGGTTTCCGGAGCAAGCACCGCCGCCGTTCGCCGCAGCAGGGCCCCTGGCCTCCCGGAGCGTGTGGCGGCGCTCGACTGGGAGCGCATCGCCACGGACCTGGACACGCACGGCCATGCCACCGTGGGCGGGCTGCTCTCACCGGCGGAGTGTCTGGGATTGGCGGAGTGCTATCCGTCGGACGCGCTGTTCCGCAGCCGGGTGGTCATGGCGCGGCACGGCTTCGGTCGTGGGGAGTACAAGTACTTCGCCTGGCCGCTGCCAGATGTCGTCTCGCGGCTCCGGACGGCGCTGTACCCACCGCTGGTGGGCATCGCGAACCGCTGGAACGAGGCGATGGGCCTCGACGTGCGCTACCCGGACGCGCACGCGGCGTTCCTCGAGCGCTGCCACGCGGCCGGGCAGACACGGCCGACGCCGCTGCTCCTGCGCTACGGCGAGGGTGACTACAACTGCCTCCACCAGGACCTGTATGGGGAGCACGTCTTCCCGCTACAGGCCGCCTTCCTCCTGTCGGTGCCGGAGGAGGACTTCACGGGTGGCGAGTTCGTGCTCACGGAGCAGCGGCCCCGCATGCAGTCCCGCGCGGAGGTGGTGCCGCTGCGGCAGGGTGACGGCGTCATCTTCCCGGTGCACCACCGGCCGGTGAAGGGAACACGTGGGTACTACCGCGTCAACATGCGGCATGGGGTGAGCCGGCTACGCTCCGGTCAGCGCCACACGGTGGGCATCATCTTCCACGACGCTCGATGA
- a CDS encoding pectate lyase family protein yields the protein MKVESKKKGMTSSTVFLAVALMAACGGDDGSVTSPLMTTGSLAAVAAPAAVIDAKTLTDTTAPLLLPKAGTRTYSAPVETESGHDPSNYKPAPVVPNIVPATSDPTGGVLTFERETAPLEGWHAWARNGAAGTHRQVLVTGGSSAAANRIYTVFTKEQLVNAIREARNEPKIIRVVGHIDFRVDGGVFREYTSFDDLKSGGSLFIPSNTTLVGINDANGRPARISGTQLLIGNENGNFEVDFKAWVAAGKNPDTFPGWTRNVIVRNLAIDVMWDVNPEDSANAYADGICVSWAQNVWIDHITLTDLPTPSSLSSDTRHDGGLDVVRGSDYVTISNSHFTVHGKMSLVGNSDAGRQWSDEGRLHVTFTGNHWEGVNSRTPRVRYGQVHIYNNLVTGDTRPSVANGTLPPGAAASDVKFESAIGVGYKADILAENNYYNMKTLKPKEVCGKLVVDHGKGVSFRSRGARFISNKDDAGKPMTATIDVELQGCDGIPVANLWTPPYGYTLKTADDAKAAILANVGAGKL from the coding sequence ATGAAAGTGGAATCCAAGAAGAAGGGAATGACGTCTTCGACGGTGTTTCTGGCGGTAGCGCTGATGGCGGCCTGTGGAGGTGATGACGGTTCCGTCACGAGCCCTCTCATGACCACCGGCTCACTGGCGGCCGTGGCCGCGCCCGCCGCGGTGATCGACGCGAAGACCCTGACGGATACCACGGCACCTCTGTTGCTGCCGAAGGCCGGGACCCGGACCTACAGTGCTCCGGTCGAGACGGAGAGCGGCCATGATCCGTCCAATTACAAGCCCGCGCCGGTGGTCCCGAACATCGTGCCGGCCACGAGTGATCCAACGGGCGGCGTGCTGACCTTCGAGCGCGAGACGGCCCCCCTGGAAGGCTGGCACGCCTGGGCGCGCAACGGAGCGGCTGGCACGCATCGCCAGGTGCTGGTCACCGGCGGCTCCTCGGCGGCGGCCAACCGGATCTACACCGTCTTCACCAAGGAGCAGCTGGTCAATGCCATCCGCGAGGCCCGGAACGAGCCCAAGATCATCCGGGTCGTCGGGCACATCGACTTCCGGGTGGATGGGGGCGTGTTCCGGGAGTACACCAGCTTCGACGATCTGAAGAGCGGTGGCTCCCTCTTCATTCCGTCCAACACCACGCTCGTGGGAATCAACGACGCGAATGGCAGACCCGCCAGGATTTCCGGTACGCAGCTCCTGATCGGCAACGAGAACGGCAACTTCGAGGTGGATTTCAAGGCCTGGGTGGCCGCGGGCAAGAACCCGGACACCTTCCCGGGTTGGACGCGCAACGTCATCGTCCGCAACCTGGCCATCGACGTCATGTGGGACGTGAACCCGGAGGATTCGGCCAATGCCTATGCCGACGGCATCTGCGTCTCCTGGGCGCAGAATGTCTGGATCGACCACATCACCCTGACGGATCTGCCGACGCCTTCGTCCCTGTCCTCGGATACCCGCCATGACGGAGGCCTGGACGTGGTGCGTGGCTCCGATTACGTCACCATCTCCAACAGCCATTTCACCGTGCACGGCAAGATGAGCCTGGTGGGCAACAGCGATGCCGGGCGGCAGTGGAGCGATGAAGGCCGTCTCCATGTCACCTTCACCGGAAACCACTGGGAAGGCGTGAACAGCCGGACGCCGCGCGTGCGCTATGGCCAGGTGCACATCTACAACAACCTGGTGACGGGCGACACCAGGCCGAGCGTCGCCAATGGCACCCTCCCCCCCGGCGCGGCCGCGTCTGACGTCAAGTTCGAGAGCGCGATCGGCGTGGGCTACAAGGCCGACATCCTGGCCGAGAACAACTACTACAACATGAAGACCCTGAAGCCGAAGGAGGTCTGCGGCAAGCTGGTGGTCGATCATGGCAAGGGGGTGAGCTTCCGCAGCAGGGGGGCCCGCTTCATCAGCAACAAGGACGACGCGGGCAAGCCCATGACGGCGACGATCGACGTGGAGTTGCAGGGCTGTGACGGAATCCCGGTGGCCAACCTCTGGACGCCGCCCTATGGCTACACACTGAAGACGGCGGACGACGCCAAGGCCGCGATCCTGGCGAACGTCGGCGCGGGCAAGCTGTAG
- a CDS encoding DUF5953 family protein, whose product MLNDCSAAAARATGFPDPVLDAELLSRAWRTATGGWVVRSSAHGFAASR is encoded by the coding sequence ATGCTGAACGACTGCTCAGCCGCTGCCGCACGGGCCACCGGTTTCCCGGATCCGGTCCTCGATGCGGAGCTGCTCTCCCGGGCGTGGCGCACCGCGACGGGCGGGTGGGTCGTTCGCTCCTCTGCTCATGGTTTCGCTGCGAGTCGGTAG
- a CDS encoding biotin transporter BioY, with protein MGTGSPPPRVLADVFARTRIHDGALVLGAALFTALLAQVAIAVPGSPVPITGQTLAVVLTAAALGPVRGMAGQLAYVLLGAVGLPFYSKGASGWAQVFGPTGGYLVGFIPAAFLVGLAARYGFDRLPWKAVPLFLTGQLVILAIGVPWLCVAAPLDLSTALHKGFLPFLPGGLLKAAIAGLGMPLAWRLVRLREP; from the coding sequence GTGGGCACCGGTTCGCCACCGCCTCGCGTCCTGGCCGACGTCTTCGCACGCACGCGCATTCATGATGGGGCGCTCGTGCTCGGCGCCGCGCTGTTCACCGCGTTGCTCGCGCAGGTCGCCATCGCGGTGCCGGGCTCCCCGGTGCCCATCACGGGCCAGACGCTCGCTGTCGTCCTCACGGCCGCCGCGCTCGGGCCCGTGCGGGGCATGGCAGGGCAGCTCGCCTACGTCCTGCTCGGAGCGGTGGGGCTGCCGTTCTACTCCAAGGGGGCCAGCGGCTGGGCTCAGGTGTTCGGGCCGACTGGCGGCTACCTGGTGGGCTTCATCCCCGCGGCCTTCCTCGTGGGTCTCGCGGCCCGGTACGGCTTCGACAGGCTGCCGTGGAAGGCCGTCCCGCTCTTCCTCACTGGCCAGCTCGTCATCCTGGCCATCGGCGTGCCCTGGCTCTGCGTGGCGGCCCCACTCGACCTCTCCACGGCCCTCCACAAGGGCTTCCTGCCCTTTCTCCCCGGTGGGCTGCTCAAGGCCGCCATCGCCGGCCTGGGGATGCCCCTCGCCTGGAGGCTCGTACGGCTTCGCGAGCCATGA
- a CDS encoding ion transporter — protein sequence MTRPSEQIPPPGVRARLHEIIFESDTPAGKAFDVALLWAILLSVLSVMLESVASIRARYGATIRIAEWVFTVLFALEYVLRLFSVSRPLRYAWSFFGLVDLLAILPSFVSLILPGAQSLLVVRVVRLLRVFRVLKLVSFLGQAEVLLTALRASRPKITVFLGAVLSTVVIMGSVMYLVEGEANGFDSIPRGMYWAIVTMTTVGFGDITPKTVPGQFIASVLMILGYGVLAVPTGIVSVELAAASRHGINPQACPGCGSEGHDVDAVHCKFCGTRL from the coding sequence GTGACGCGCCCCTCCGAGCAGATCCCTCCTCCGGGAGTCCGCGCCAGGCTCCACGAGATCATCTTCGAGTCGGACACCCCGGCCGGGAAGGCGTTCGACGTGGCGCTGTTGTGGGCCATCCTCCTGAGCGTCCTCTCGGTGATGTTGGAGAGCGTGGCGTCCATCCGCGCGCGGTATGGGGCGACCATCCGGATCGCGGAGTGGGTCTTCACCGTCCTCTTCGCCCTGGAGTACGTGCTGCGGCTCTTCTCCGTGAGCCGCCCCCTGCGGTACGCATGGAGCTTCTTCGGGCTGGTGGACCTGCTGGCCATCCTGCCCTCCTTCGTGAGCCTGATACTGCCCGGGGCGCAGTCGCTGCTGGTGGTCCGGGTGGTGCGCCTGTTGCGCGTCTTCCGCGTGCTCAAGCTGGTGAGCTTCCTCGGTCAGGCCGAGGTGCTCCTCACCGCCCTGCGCGCGAGCCGCCCGAAGATCACCGTCTTCCTCGGCGCGGTGCTGAGCACGGTCGTCATCATGGGCTCGGTGATGTACCTGGTGGAGGGCGAGGCGAACGGCTTCGACAGCATCCCGCGGGGGATGTACTGGGCCATCGTCACCATGACGACGGTGGGCTTCGGCGACATCACCCCCAAGACGGTCCCCGGGCAGTTCATCGCGTCGGTGCTGATGATCCTGGGCTATGGGGTGCTCGCCGTTCCCACGGGCATCGTGTCCGTGGAGCTCGCGGCGGCCTCCCGGCACGGCATCAACCCCCAGGCCTGCCCCGGCTGCGGCTCCGAGGGCCATGACGTGGACGCGGTGCACTGTAAGTTCTGCGGGACCCGGCTCTGA
- a CDS encoding GlxA family transcriptional regulator — protein sequence MPSSRSLRSIGAAASARARHVVVLLLPHVHLQDLAGPVQVLFEANGFGADYRLRYCARTPELPSAQGLVFARLEPLPDPRGLDLVLVPGIDSRALDSPGAAVPVAWLREAHAAGARVASICTGAFALAQAGLLDGRSCATHWKLCELLQRRHAEVKVLADRLFVKDGSVITSAGVTSGIDMALSLVQEDYGPLVVARVAREMVVYHRRDGEQRQTSVFLEYRTHLSHGVHKVQDWIVSNPREHATLPRLARLAAMSPRNLTRAFRQATGISVKDFSRRVRLEVAAHLLEDPEARVESVATHCGFKDARQLRRLWKEAHGVSPARWKAGRQRTQSAPR from the coding sequence ATGCCGTCCTCCCGTTCTCTCCGGAGCATCGGAGCCGCCGCGTCCGCCCGTGCCCGGCATGTCGTGGTGCTCCTCCTGCCGCACGTCCACCTGCAGGACCTGGCCGGACCTGTCCAGGTGCTCTTCGAGGCCAACGGCTTCGGCGCGGACTACCGGCTGCGCTACTGCGCGCGGACTCCCGAGCTTCCTTCCGCGCAGGGACTGGTCTTCGCACGGCTGGAGCCGCTGCCCGACCCGCGCGGGCTGGACCTGGTGCTGGTTCCCGGCATCGACTCGCGCGCGCTGGACTCGCCAGGCGCGGCGGTGCCGGTGGCATGGCTGCGCGAGGCCCATGCCGCGGGCGCGCGGGTGGCGTCCATCTGCACCGGCGCCTTCGCCCTCGCGCAGGCGGGGCTGCTCGACGGCAGGTCATGCGCCACCCACTGGAAGCTCTGTGAGTTGCTCCAGCGCCGCCACGCGGAGGTGAAGGTGCTGGCGGACCGGCTCTTCGTGAAGGACGGCTCCGTCATCACCAGCGCGGGCGTGACGTCCGGCATCGACATGGCGCTGTCCCTGGTCCAGGAGGACTACGGCCCGCTGGTGGTGGCGCGCGTCGCGAGGGAGATGGTCGTCTACCACCGGCGCGACGGGGAGCAGCGGCAGACGTCCGTGTTCCTCGAGTACCGCACGCACCTGAGCCACGGCGTCCACAAGGTGCAGGACTGGATCGTGTCCAACCCGCGCGAGCACGCCACGCTGCCGCGCCTGGCGAGGCTGGCCGCGATGAGCCCGCGCAACCTCACGCGCGCCTTCCGGCAGGCGACCGGCATCAGCGTGAAGGACTTCTCGCGGCGCGTCCGCCTGGAGGTGGCCGCCCACCTGCTGGAGGACCCGGAGGCCCGGGTGGAGAGCGTCGCCACTCACTGTGGCTTCAAGGATGCGCGCCAGCTTCGCCGCCTCTGGAAGGAGGCTCATGGCGTGAGCCCCGCGCGGTGGAAGGCCGGGCGTCAGCGGACGCAGTCAGCGCCCCGATAG
- a CDS encoding DUF1810 domain-containing protein codes for MNDDPHDLARFVRAQEDGGTYDKALAELRRGRKTSHWMWFVFPQIAGLGRSPMAQRYAIASLDEARAYLAHPTLGPRLIECAKVVADTSAPSAEAIFGDLDAQKLRSSMTLFLRADPSRPVFQRVLDAFFGGKADEATDRLL; via the coding sequence ATGAACGACGACCCCCACGACCTCGCTCGTTTCGTGCGTGCCCAGGAGGATGGCGGCACCTACGACAAGGCGCTCGCCGAGCTGCGCCGCGGACGCAAGACCTCGCACTGGATGTGGTTCGTGTTCCCGCAGATCGCCGGCCTCGGCCGCAGCCCCATGGCCCAGCGGTATGCGATCGCGTCGCTCGACGAGGCTCGGGCGTACCTCGCGCATCCGACGCTGGGGCCGCGGCTCATCGAGTGCGCGAAGGTCGTCGCCGACACGTCCGCCCCCTCCGCGGAGGCGATCTTCGGCGACCTCGACGCGCAGAAGCTCCGCTCGTCGATGACCCTGTTCCTCCGCGCCGACCCGTCGCGGCCGGTGTTCCAGCGAGTACTCGACGCGTTCTTCGGCGGGAAGGCCGATGAAGCGACCGACCGCCTGCTCTGA
- a CDS encoding MgtC/SapB family protein, with translation MTRPPWSAGCWSRTPRAPPRAPTERDRHAPTPTHGEQTVEVLSGRGGHGHLRALPLLGLALAAGFLIGQEREYSAPDPREGRESFLGGSRTYPLVSLAGAASVLVARQFGPWLMLLSLAALGALLVVSYAGDVRQGRSHGLSSEVSLLLSYLLGRSR, from the coding sequence GTGACACGGCCGCCGTGGAGCGCTGGCTGCTGGAGCAGGACGCCGCGCGCGCCACCACGGGCCCCCACTGAGCGCGACAGACACGCCCCCACCCCCACCCACGGCGAGCAGACCGTTGAAGTCCTGTCTGGTAGAGGAGGCCATGGACACCTACGAGCCCTTCCTCTCCTCGGACTCGCCCTGGCCGCGGGCTTCCTCATCGGCCAGGAGCGCGAGTATTCGGCGCCGGATCCGCGCGAGGGCCGGGAATCCTTCCTCGGCGGCTCGCGCACCTACCCGCTGGTGTCGCTGGCGGGAGCGGCCTCGGTGCTGGTGGCGCGCCAGTTCGGCCCGTGGTTGATGCTGCTGTCGCTCGCGGCGCTGGGGGCGTTGCTGGTGGTGTCCTATGCGGGAGACGTGCGGCAGGGCCGCTCGCACGGGCTCTCCTCGGAGGTGTCGCTGCTGCTCAGCTACCTGCTGGGGCGCTCGCGCTGA